From a single Vibrio sp. BS-M-Sm-2 genomic region:
- a CDS encoding cytochrome c, with protein MSLNIKKFNPMATLSTLVMTLVMFPVSAEVNKEQFELGKQKAKVCMTCHGVDGISTQDPYPNLRGQKVGYLISSLKDYQTRERTSGLAILMQQQADTLSDQDIRDISYFYSMLGNDSSSLGDSNEVNE; from the coding sequence ATGAGTTTGAATATAAAAAAATTTAACCCCATGGCGACACTTTCTACCCTAGTAATGACGTTGGTCATGTTTCCTGTTTCTGCTGAAGTTAACAAAGAGCAATTCGAATTAGGTAAACAAAAAGCCAAAGTGTGTATGACCTGTCATGGCGTTGATGGCATTTCAACACAAGATCCCTACCCGAACCTACGCGGTCAAAAAGTGGGATATCTGATCTCTTCACTGAAAGATTATCAGACACGCGAAAGAACCAGTGGCTTAGCGATTCTCATGCAGCAACAAGCCGACACGCTTTCAGACCAAGATATCCGTGATATTTCCTATTTCTATTCAATGCTGGGTAATGATTCAAGCTCGCTCGGCGATTCAAATGAAGTCAACGAATAA
- the ccoN gene encoding cytochrome-c oxidase, cbb3-type subunit I yields MEQVTTQYSIKVVKYFIVASLVWAIVGMIIGVILAAQLYWPVLNFDSQYFQFGRLRPLHTSGVIYGFVVNILMGTSLYIAQRTGHCDLFNKSLSWMVFWGWQFILLLAVISLPAGHTTSKEYAELEWPIDLMIVLVWVLYAVLFFGTLAKRKVSHIFVANWFFAAFIIVVAMIFIVNNLAIPVLAMKSYSVFAGAQDAIVQWWWGHNAVGFLLTAGIIGMNYYFIPKAADRPIYSYRLSVIHFWGLVGFYTWAGTHHLVYSSVPIWIQNIGIVMSLILWLPSWAGAFNSAMTLLQNKEKLKSDYILLFFFSAILYYCLATFEGPLLAIRWFNMVAHNTEWIIGHVHSAALGWVGMSGIAVFYYFIPRLWGQTDLWSPRLIKWHFWLAHAGVALYAIALWVAGIGEGYMWLAQNENGELIYSFVEAMDFKAPWLFLRFFGGALFVLGLFLMAFNLYKTVRMPAVHNAKHTVNEGA; encoded by the coding sequence ATGGAACAAGTGACAACGCAATACAGCATTAAGGTCGTGAAGTACTTCATCGTCGCATCCTTAGTGTGGGCGATCGTAGGTATGATCATCGGCGTGATTCTCGCCGCGCAATTATATTGGCCAGTCTTAAACTTCGATTCCCAATATTTCCAATTTGGTCGACTGCGCCCGCTACATACCTCTGGTGTGATATACGGCTTCGTCGTGAATATTTTGATGGGGACCTCTTTGTACATTGCCCAACGAACGGGCCATTGTGACCTGTTTAACAAAAGTCTTTCATGGATGGTATTTTGGGGATGGCAATTCATTCTTTTACTAGCGGTCATTTCCCTCCCCGCAGGCCACACCACCTCAAAAGAGTATGCAGAGCTTGAATGGCCAATCGACTTAATGATTGTGCTGGTTTGGGTGCTTTATGCGGTGTTGTTCTTTGGCACGCTTGCAAAGCGGAAGGTCAGCCATATCTTCGTGGCAAACTGGTTCTTTGCTGCTTTCATCATCGTCGTTGCCATGATTTTCATCGTCAACAACCTCGCGATACCAGTGTTAGCGATGAAGTCTTACTCTGTATTTGCAGGAGCTCAAGATGCGATAGTGCAGTGGTGGTGGGGACATAATGCCGTCGGCTTCCTACTGACTGCGGGTATCATTGGTATGAATTACTATTTCATACCCAAAGCGGCAGATAGACCTATCTATTCGTACCGATTGTCAGTGATCCACTTCTGGGGCTTGGTCGGTTTCTACACATGGGCCGGGACACACCATCTCGTTTACTCTTCCGTTCCCATCTGGATTCAGAACATCGGAATCGTGATGTCGTTGATCCTATGGCTCCCTTCGTGGGCTGGTGCGTTCAATAGCGCAATGACCCTTCTACAAAACAAAGAAAAGCTGAAGTCCGATTACATTCTTTTATTCTTTTTCTCAGCAATTCTTTACTACTGCTTGGCGACATTTGAAGGCCCATTGCTTGCCATTCGCTGGTTCAACATGGTGGCACATAACACCGAATGGATTATCGGTCACGTACATTCAGCAGCACTAGGCTGGGTTGGGATGTCAGGGATAGCGGTCTTTTACTACTTCATTCCGCGCTTATGGGGCCAAACCGATCTTTGGTCGCCACGACTGATTAAGTGGCACTTCTGGCTCGCTCATGCAGGCGTCGCTCTTTATGCGATAGCACTTTGGGTAGCAGGCATCGGTGAAGGTTATATGTGGCTCGCTCAAAATGAAAATGGCGAACTGATTTACAGTTTTGTAGAGGCAATGGACTTCAAAGCACCTTGGTTGTTCTTACGATTCTTTGGTGGCGCGCTGTTCGTCCTTGGATTGTTCTTAATGGCATTCAACTTGTACAAAACGGTTCGTATGCCCGCCGTACATAACGCTAAACACACCGTTAATGAGGGGGCTTAA
- a CDS encoding PAS factor family protein, translated as MDTTTLIYDTLEGLSSAQPQQHAQIRQNLYNQLDLSFEKQLALYSSVLGPASAGRLTDLDSAVMSARKIVGLENS; from the coding sequence ATGGATACAACTACACTCATCTACGATACGTTGGAAGGCCTGTCGAGCGCACAGCCACAGCAACACGCTCAAATCCGCCAAAATCTATATAACCAATTAGATTTATCATTTGAGAAGCAGTTGGCTTTGTATTCATCAGTTCTTGGTCCAGCCAGTGCTGGTAGATTGACCGATTTAGATAGTGCAGTGATGTCTGCACGAAAGATTGTTGGCCTAGAAAACAGCTAA
- a CDS encoding DUF3726 domain-containing protein: MIVSHNELVAAVNKAFLGMRRTCGEADVIANMVADLQMVGLDGVRHFNNASNFIGLEDDCPVDIQVLSDNTVEVDLHKASLACHLPVVMDYAIEKMVGKKTLKIELNNCHNRWLAYSELVKLAAKGIACTARWDNGSNPKSTLYVLNRGCVAPELFLSDLPLASDDHIHNMTIELSVQDFDIERLSDGYQTHIESEALFKTQEKAWNEGIEVDDGEWGALKETATAILVENSQRSIQGAGELEAS; encoded by the coding sequence ATGATCGTTTCTCACAATGAACTGGTAGCGGCCGTCAATAAAGCCTTTCTGGGTATGCGTCGTACATGTGGTGAAGCCGATGTGATAGCGAACATGGTGGCAGATTTACAAATGGTCGGTTTGGATGGTGTTCGTCATTTTAACAATGCGAGCAACTTCATTGGGCTAGAAGACGATTGCCCAGTGGACATTCAAGTGCTTAGTGATAACACGGTTGAAGTTGATCTGCACAAGGCAAGTTTGGCGTGCCACCTTCCAGTGGTGATGGATTACGCGATTGAAAAAATGGTCGGCAAGAAGACGTTGAAAATTGAGCTCAACAACTGTCATAACCGCTGGCTAGCGTATAGCGAGCTTGTGAAACTGGCCGCGAAAGGCATCGCGTGTACTGCACGTTGGGACAACGGATCCAACCCTAAGAGCACTTTGTATGTGCTCAACCGTGGTTGCGTTGCACCAGAACTGTTTTTATCAGATTTGCCTCTGGCATCGGACGATCATATCCACAATATGACCATCGAGCTTTCCGTCCAGGATTTCGATATCGAACGTTTGTCAGATGGCTACCAAACACACATTGAATCGGAAGCGCTTTTTAAAACTCAAGAGAAGGCGTGGAATGAAGGCATTGAAGTTGACGATGGAGAGTGGGGCGCGTTGAAAGAAACGGCGACGGCTATCCTTGTTGAAAACAGCCAACGTTCAATTCAAGGTGCAGGTGAACTAGAAGCTTCTTAG
- a CDS encoding cbb3-type cytochrome c oxidase subunit II, with amino-acid sequence MMSKDFTHSIVILILTTVVVASFSLLVWVVPSIVRGDDIAKGSLAMPLTPIELAGRDIYISEGCHVCHTQMVRPLEPEVKRNGRPNQEADDIYEFPNLWGSKRTGPDLTNLGRKYSDQWHVIHLIDPRKVVPTSIMPSYPWLFEQTLTGDDISAKMEVLRTLGVPYTDQEIGEARLQVRGKTKGEALIRYLQSLGKDTSQEVSQ; translated from the coding sequence ATGATGAGTAAAGACTTTACACATTCAATCGTCATTTTGATTTTGACTACCGTTGTTGTCGCCTCCTTCTCTTTATTGGTTTGGGTAGTGCCGAGCATCGTCCGTGGAGACGATATTGCCAAAGGCAGTTTAGCGATGCCGCTCACACCTATTGAGTTAGCAGGCCGAGACATCTACATCAGTGAAGGCTGCCATGTTTGTCACACACAAATGGTTCGCCCTCTTGAGCCAGAAGTGAAACGAAATGGTCGCCCGAACCAAGAAGCAGACGATATCTATGAGTTTCCTAACTTGTGGGGCTCTAAACGTACTGGCCCAGACCTCACTAACTTAGGTAGAAAGTATTCTGACCAATGGCATGTTATTCACTTAATTGATCCTCGAAAAGTCGTACCGACATCGATCATGCCCTCTTACCCGTGGCTGTTTGAGCAGACTCTGACTGGCGATGATATCAGCGCCAAAATGGAAGTGTTACGTACCTTAGGAGTGCCTTATACCGATCAAGAAATTGGTGAAGCCCGTTTGCAAGTAAGAGGCAAAACCAAAGGTGAAGCGCTGATTCGCTATTTACAAAGCCTGGGTAAAGATACGTCACAGGAGGTATCACAATGA
- a CDS encoding diguanylate cyclase domain-containing protein, which yields MKKLLSLTAIKVVVLSLAAVVLTVNIYSVTRINDINKSFSTRQNEATWFVFQLVKEYANFLMVSRSENIDYEELWLAYDITWSRFDILINSAESSNFIKSANFKPYFTAEFEKFKSLEASIKLVERGVLPKGSLQKKVDICYHTLVGFINDKFRLQSPVIEENTSMVDKLVIVHLISSVFLVAILLITGIIFYVDFSIKRKLYSTDFITGFRNRISLMKFVKNSYSKDNNFDLYFVRIRNLSEINQKYGLEYGDLVVSSAAKSLTAKIPESTISFRSSGSQFLFFIPDHLYASDEIQERFNDVLSDYISAGNLELMIDAVVRHKKNISSKDMMELLTTIKG from the coding sequence ATGAAAAAGCTGTTGTCATTGACTGCCATTAAAGTCGTCGTGTTATCTTTGGCTGCGGTGGTACTCACCGTTAATATTTACAGTGTCACTCGCATTAACGACATCAACAAAAGCTTTTCGACTCGACAAAATGAAGCCACCTGGTTTGTTTTCCAGTTAGTAAAGGAATATGCCAACTTTTTGATGGTGAGCCGTTCTGAAAACATTGATTATGAAGAGTTATGGCTAGCATACGATATTACGTGGAGCCGTTTTGATATATTAATTAACAGTGCCGAGTCTTCTAATTTTATTAAGTCAGCAAACTTTAAGCCTTATTTTACTGCGGAGTTTGAGAAATTTAAGAGTTTGGAAGCTTCAATTAAATTGGTTGAACGAGGAGTGCTACCGAAGGGTTCTTTACAGAAAAAGGTCGATATTTGTTACCACACACTCGTTGGTTTTATTAACGACAAGTTTCGCTTACAAAGCCCTGTGATTGAAGAAAATACTTCAATGGTTGATAAATTAGTTATCGTCCATCTAATCAGTAGCGTGTTTCTAGTTGCCATCTTGTTGATTACAGGAATTATTTTCTATGTGGATTTCTCTATTAAAAGAAAACTCTATTCTACGGATTTTATTACAGGGTTTCGTAATCGAATCTCATTGATGAAATTTGTGAAGAATAGCTACTCAAAGGATAACAACTTTGATCTCTATTTTGTCCGAATCAGAAATCTTAGCGAAATCAATCAAAAATATGGACTTGAATATGGCGACCTTGTCGTGAGTTCGGCAGCTAAGTCTTTGACCGCTAAGATACCGGAAAGCACTATTTCATTTCGCAGTAGCGGAAGCCAATTCTTATTTTTTATTCCTGACCATTTGTATGCGAGTGATGAAATTCAGGAAAGGTTCAATGATGTGCTTAGTGATTACATATCAGCGGGAAATTTAGAGTTGATGATTGACGCTGTAGTAAGGCATAAGAAAAACATAAGCTCTAAAGACATGATGGAGTTATTGACTACCATCAAGGGATAA
- a CDS encoding membrane dipeptidase, whose product MYQQRIVIDGLQYCNWNREYFQTLKASGITAVHATAVYHETARETLSRFAEWNLRFEQNADLIMPIHSMADVEAAKATGKVGIFLGAQNCSPIDDEIGLIEVMRKQGLLIMQLTYNNQSLLATGCYEKNDTGITRFGKQAIEEMNRVGMIIDMSHSAERSTLEAIDLSSRPICISHANPTFAHDALRNKSNDVIKALTARGGLIGFSLYPFHLPNGSQCTLEDFCQMVATTADMVGVEHLGIGSDLCLNQPQAVLEWMRNGRWSKAMDYGEGSANNSGWPDALPWFCGSAGMENIYNGLMRHGFSESEAGQVLGENWFNFLKDGLEPQTKG is encoded by the coding sequence ATGTACCAGCAACGGATTGTTATAGATGGATTGCAATACTGCAATTGGAACAGAGAGTATTTCCAAACACTAAAGGCGAGCGGCATTACAGCAGTTCACGCTACCGCGGTTTACCACGAGACAGCTCGTGAAACCTTATCTCGCTTTGCAGAGTGGAACTTAAGATTCGAGCAGAACGCAGACCTTATCATGCCGATTCACTCAATGGCTGATGTAGAGGCTGCAAAAGCGACTGGCAAAGTCGGCATTTTCCTTGGTGCTCAAAACTGTTCTCCAATCGACGATGAGATTGGTCTTATCGAGGTGATGCGTAAGCAAGGTCTTTTGATCATGCAATTGACGTACAACAACCAGAGCTTATTGGCGACGGGTTGCTACGAAAAGAACGACACCGGTATTACTCGCTTTGGTAAACAAGCTATCGAAGAGATGAACCGAGTGGGCATGATCATCGATATGTCTCACAGTGCCGAGCGTTCAACGCTTGAGGCGATTGACTTGTCTTCTCGTCCTATTTGTATCAGCCATGCGAACCCAACGTTTGCTCATGATGCGCTACGAAACAAATCAAATGATGTGATTAAAGCCCTAACTGCACGCGGTGGCTTAATCGGATTCAGCTTATACCCATTTCACCTACCAAACGGCAGCCAATGTACGTTGGAAGACTTCTGCCAAATGGTTGCGACTACCGCTGACATGGTCGGCGTAGAGCACCTCGGTATTGGTAGTGACCTATGCTTAAACCAACCTCAAGCCGTTCTTGAATGGATGAGAAATGGTCGTTGGTCTAAAGCAATGGACTATGGCGAAGGCTCTGCGAACAACTCAGGTTGGCCAGATGCGTTGCCTTGGTTCTGCGGTAGTGCGGGTATGGAAAACATATATAACGGATTGATGCGTCATGGTTTCAGCGAGTCTGAAGCTGGGCAAGTCTTGGGAGAAAACTGGTTTAACTTCTTGAAAGATGGCCTAGAGCCTCAAACCAAGGGTTAA
- a CDS encoding alpha/beta fold hydrolase, with translation MQANFIDGTTLYRQHSFELPLDYQAKDGQQIQVFARELVDLAKDAQELPWLIYFQGGPGFPSPRVSGQSGWLKRALQNYRVLLLDQRGTGNSTVISHETLAHLSPEQQVQYLTHFRADNIVRDAEAIREQFGIKQWSTIGQSFGGFCTLSYLSLFPQSLQRCYVTGGIPSIERDADDVYRATYKRVEDKNKAFFAQFPQAQAMCREISDYLLNNDVRLPNGQVFTVEQFQLIGINLGGGEANLPMYFTLESAFVEVNGNRQLSYSFLNQMQQEQGYLTNPIYAILHESIYCQGTASNWSAHRVRQQYPHFNYQSGREFWFTGEMVYPWMFDQLETLKPLREAANLLAEKSDWGTLYNAEQLSKNTVPMACAVYADDMYVELDYSRETLTNIPNSKAWITNEYEHNGLRVDGERIVDKLMTMVDALENLPK, from the coding sequence GTGCAAGCTAACTTTATTGATGGAACCACCCTGTATCGTCAGCACTCTTTTGAGTTGCCACTCGATTACCAAGCAAAAGATGGACAACAGATCCAAGTCTTCGCACGCGAGCTGGTTGATCTCGCTAAAGATGCGCAAGAGCTGCCGTGGTTGATCTACTTTCAAGGCGGCCCGGGTTTTCCTTCTCCACGTGTTAGCGGCCAATCAGGTTGGCTAAAGCGTGCATTGCAAAACTACCGTGTTCTGCTTCTTGATCAACGTGGTACAGGCAACAGTACGGTGATCAGTCATGAAACCTTGGCGCATTTGTCACCAGAACAACAAGTTCAGTACTTAACGCATTTCAGAGCGGACAACATCGTTCGTGACGCTGAAGCGATTCGTGAGCAGTTTGGTATTAAGCAATGGTCGACGATTGGTCAAAGCTTTGGTGGCTTCTGCACTCTGAGCTATTTGTCACTGTTCCCACAGAGCTTACAACGTTGTTACGTGACGGGCGGTATTCCTTCTATTGAGCGTGACGCTGACGATGTTTATCGTGCGACTTACAAGCGTGTAGAAGATAAAAACAAGGCCTTCTTTGCTCAGTTCCCACAAGCGCAAGCGATGTGCCGAGAGATCTCTGATTACCTGCTCAACAACGACGTTAGACTGCCAAACGGTCAGGTGTTCACGGTTGAGCAATTCCAACTTATTGGCATTAACCTTGGTGGCGGTGAAGCGAACTTGCCGATGTATTTCACACTGGAAAGTGCATTTGTTGAAGTGAACGGTAACAGACAGCTGAGCTATAGCTTCCTAAATCAAATGCAGCAAGAGCAGGGTTACTTAACTAACCCAATTTACGCAATTCTGCATGAATCGATTTACTGCCAAGGTACAGCGTCTAACTGGTCTGCACATCGAGTTCGTCAGCAGTACCCACACTTCAACTACCAATCGGGTCGTGAGTTCTGGTTTACCGGAGAAATGGTCTACCCATGGATGTTCGACCAACTAGAAACGTTGAAGCCACTGCGTGAAGCAGCCAATCTATTAGCTGAGAAATCGGATTGGGGTACTTTGTACAACGCGGAGCAGCTGAGCAAGAATACGGTTCCTATGGCGTGTGCAGTTTACGCAGATGACATGTACGTAGAACTGGATTACAGCCGCGAAACACTGACTAATATTCCAAACTCGAAAGCGTGGATTACCAACGAGTATGAGCACAATGGTTTGAGAGTGGATGGTGAACGAATCGTCGATAAGTTAATGACGATGGTTGATGCATTAGAAAACTTGCCAAAATAA
- a CDS encoding BCCT family transporter, which yields MSDLTNSVKSSSLNAGQAHTAINAKSNTNESESTSDKLGLSNPALWYSGGFIALFVALALFDGELLSSLVNAGFAWSVKVFGPYWQMLLLLTFLIGLGLAAGRTGKVILGGIAKPEMDGFRWMAIIFCTLLAGGGVFWAAAEPIAHYVSPPPLYGAQENAQQGAVNALSQSFMHWGFLAWAIVGSLTSIVVMHLHYDKGLPLKPRILLYPVLGERALKGHTGALIDACCIVAVAAGTIGPIGFLGLQVSYALNTLFDIPDGFTTQLIIILFAIVLYTLSALSGLNRGMQMLSRYNVILAMALMVYILIFGPTNFIFNGYIQGVGSMIDNFIPMATYRGDEGWLSWWTVFFWGWFLGYGPMMAIFIARISRGRSIRQLVSTISLIAPFVTCFWFTIVGGSGLAFEIADPGSVSKAFEGFNLPGALLAVTQQLPMPMLISILFLILTTIFIVTTGDSMTYTISVVISGETEPNAIIRTFWGVMMGVTALILISLGAGGISALQSFIVITAVPVSLILLPSLWNAPQIAIKMAKEQGL from the coding sequence ATGTCTGATTTAACCAATAGCGTGAAATCTTCTAGCTTAAATGCGGGTCAAGCACACACAGCAATTAATGCAAAAAGCAACACAAACGAGTCTGAGTCTACGTCAGACAAATTAGGACTATCCAACCCAGCACTTTGGTACAGCGGCGGTTTTATCGCTCTGTTCGTGGCACTTGCTCTATTTGATGGCGAGCTGTTATCAAGCCTAGTAAATGCGGGCTTTGCATGGTCTGTAAAAGTATTTGGTCCTTACTGGCAAATGCTTCTTCTTCTGACTTTTCTTATTGGTCTTGGCTTAGCTGCAGGGCGAACAGGCAAGGTTATCCTAGGCGGCATCGCTAAACCGGAAATGGATGGTTTCCGTTGGATGGCTATCATCTTCTGTACGCTACTTGCAGGCGGTGGTGTATTTTGGGCCGCAGCAGAGCCTATCGCTCACTACGTTAGCCCACCACCATTGTATGGCGCGCAAGAAAATGCGCAGCAAGGCGCGGTGAATGCTTTATCGCAATCATTCATGCACTGGGGTTTCCTAGCATGGGCTATTGTGGGTAGCTTAACGTCTATAGTAGTTATGCACCTTCACTACGACAAAGGCTTACCGCTTAAACCTCGTATTCTGCTTTACCCTGTATTAGGAGAGCGTGCTCTGAAAGGCCACACCGGTGCACTGATTGATGCATGTTGTATTGTCGCAGTAGCGGCGGGCACCATTGGTCCTATCGGTTTCCTAGGCTTGCAAGTGAGTTATGCACTGAACACGCTGTTTGATATTCCAGATGGCTTCACAACGCAGTTGATCATCATCCTGTTCGCTATCGTTCTATACACATTATCGGCATTAAGTGGTCTTAACCGCGGAATGCAAATGCTAAGCCGTTACAACGTAATTTTGGCAATGGCATTGATGGTCTACATCCTGATCTTCGGCCCAACAAACTTCATCTTCAATGGCTACATCCAAGGTGTAGGCAGCATGATTGATAACTTCATCCCAATGGCAACATACCGTGGTGACGAAGGTTGGTTGAGCTGGTGGACAGTGTTCTTCTGGGGTTGGTTCTTAGGTTACGGCCCAATGATGGCTATCTTCATCGCTCGTATTTCACGCGGTCGTAGTATTCGCCAATTGGTATCAACGATTAGCCTTATCGCACCGTTTGTAACTTGTTTCTGGTTCACAATTGTTGGCGGCTCTGGCCTTGCGTTTGAGATTGCAGATCCGGGCAGCGTAAGTAAGGCGTTCGAAGGCTTTAACTTACCAGGTGCGCTACTGGCGGTAACTCAGCAGCTACCAATGCCAATGCTTATCTCAATTCTGTTCTTGATCTTAACCACGATCTTCATCGTAACGACTGGTGACTCAATGACTTACACCATCAGTGTGGTGATCAGTGGTGAGACAGAACCGAATGCAATTATTCGTACCTTTTGGGGGGTGATGATGGGGGTAACAGCGTTAATTCTGATTTCCCTAGGAGCCGGCGGTATTTCAGCGCTGCAATCGTTCATTGTTATCACCGCGGTACCGGTGTCCTTAATCTTGCTGCCATCACTTTGGAATGCGCCTCAAATCGCAATCAAGATGGCAAAAGAGCAGGGACTCTAA
- a CDS encoding c-type cytochrome gives MSTFWNLWAVLLTLIFFVLMVSVVVKYWRSNHKADHDHTIGTFDGIEEKDAPPPKLLFVSYAVAFLLSAGYLVLYPGLGEWEGLVDWKQSDDKLSSPTTSLNEQFSQTSDTTLEGLAAIPEIVNSGRILFQTHCAACHRDNAQGQKHFPNLIDQEWLYGGSDEAVIHSIAKGRNGAMPGWSEIMRPDEVAKVSYYLASLNQRHTDVPEIKVELGKTLFVKYCSSCHADGAVANPAIGVPDLSDDIWLHGGSIEEIQHTINYGLNNLMPAFDKQLTENEILALGAYIRHAGEVEQQRLASLKASSVERGEYLAYAGDCVACHSAEGGEPFAGGLPFVTPFGTVYSTNITPHTTEGIGTYDFDDFRAALVAGKGKNGYLYPAMPYTSYQYLTDQDMVDLWEYMQSITAVPRRNDDNSMMFPSNIRLGLLGWNIVFMDTDPIDYEVPEELKGEIDDVDKWQQGKYWVAGLGHCSECHTPRNIAQALIPERIFQGNLIDGWNAPDITANELYIDGWDEAILTDFLHTGHSDKGTAFAGMADVVKNSLSLMTREDVESMSYYLLSGDVNNTIASDAVPLQPKGFDEAAYNREIYATYRQTCGACHGDDGKGRDPIAPTLLNNGIIMHSDPFNTIAVTVRGLQPTYLDKDRNFMPMASFEDVLSDQRLAELITFVRLYLGDRQEPVTAEHVREVRETLEAAGYAGGLHTTPDMYDRRDNTINIR, from the coding sequence ATGAGCACATTCTGGAATCTATGGGCGGTACTCTTAACCTTAATATTCTTTGTTCTGATGGTGTCTGTTGTCGTTAAATACTGGCGTAGCAATCACAAGGCCGATCACGACCACACCATTGGCACCTTTGATGGTATTGAAGAGAAAGATGCGCCTCCACCTAAACTTTTATTTGTCAGTTATGCAGTGGCATTTCTTTTGTCTGCGGGTTATTTAGTGCTCTACCCCGGGCTTGGCGAATGGGAAGGATTAGTCGATTGGAAACAAAGCGACGACAAACTCAGTTCGCCGACCACCAGCCTTAACGAACAATTTTCACAAACCAGTGACACCACGTTAGAAGGATTAGCTGCGATCCCAGAGATTGTGAACAGCGGTAGGATTCTGTTCCAAACTCACTGCGCCGCTTGTCACCGAGATAATGCTCAGGGACAAAAGCACTTTCCCAATCTGATAGACCAAGAATGGCTTTATGGTGGCAGTGATGAAGCTGTGATTCATTCGATAGCTAAAGGTCGGAACGGTGCTATGCCGGGTTGGAGTGAAATCATGCGCCCAGATGAGGTGGCAAAAGTCTCCTACTATCTAGCCTCTCTCAACCAACGTCATACCGATGTGCCGGAGATTAAAGTCGAGCTCGGTAAAACCTTGTTCGTCAAATACTGTTCGTCTTGTCATGCCGATGGTGCTGTCGCTAATCCAGCGATTGGCGTACCTGATCTTTCCGATGATATCTGGCTTCACGGCGGAAGTATTGAAGAGATTCAGCACACCATCAATTACGGTTTGAACAACCTAATGCCTGCGTTTGATAAGCAGCTCACCGAGAACGAAATACTCGCGCTTGGGGCTTATATACGACACGCTGGTGAAGTAGAGCAACAAAGGCTCGCGAGTTTGAAAGCATCATCTGTTGAGCGCGGAGAATATCTCGCTTATGCCGGTGACTGTGTGGCTTGTCATAGTGCAGAAGGTGGAGAACCCTTTGCTGGCGGCCTGCCCTTTGTTACCCCTTTCGGCACCGTGTATTCAACCAACATAACGCCACACACCACCGAAGGTATTGGGACTTATGACTTCGATGATTTCCGAGCCGCGTTAGTTGCAGGTAAAGGTAAGAATGGTTACCTGTACCCTGCAATGCCTTACACCTCTTATCAATACCTCACCGACCAAGACATGGTTGATTTATGGGAATACATGCAGTCAATCACCGCCGTGCCGCGACGCAATGATGACAACAGCATGATGTTTCCATCCAATATTCGCCTAGGTTTGCTTGGCTGGAACATCGTCTTTATGGATACAGACCCTATTGATTACGAAGTACCAGAGGAACTTAAGGGAGAAATTGATGATGTCGATAAATGGCAACAAGGCAAATATTGGGTCGCAGGTCTTGGTCACTGTTCTGAGTGCCATACCCCACGAAATATTGCCCAAGCTCTAATACCAGAACGTATTTTCCAAGGTAACTTAATTGATGGTTGGAATGCGCCTGATATCACAGCCAATGAGCTCTATATCGATGGTTGGGATGAAGCAATACTCACAGACTTCTTACACACAGGTCATTCAGACAAAGGAACTGCTTTTGCGGGTATGGCTGACGTAGTAAAGAACAGTCTGAGTTTGATGACGCGTGAAGACGTTGAATCGATGTCTTATTACCTTCTCAGCGGAGACGTCAACAACACCATCGCTAGTGACGCAGTACCGTTACAACCTAAAGGGTTTGATGAGGCCGCGTATAACAGAGAAATCTACGCCACATATCGTCAAACCTGTGGGGCGTGTCATGGTGACGATGGTAAAGGTCGCGACCCTATCGCCCCTACTCTGTTGAACAACGGTATCATCATGCACAGCGACCCATTCAACACCATTGCGGTAACTGTTCGCGGTTTACAACCGACCTACCTTGACAAGGATAGAAACTTCATGCCAATGGCAAGCTTTGAAGATGTCCTATCGGATCAGAGACTGGCTGAGTTGATCACCTTCGTCCGATTGTACCTTGGAGACAGGCAAGAACCAGTAACCGCAGAGCATGTTCGTGAGGTAAGAGAAACACTTGAAGCGGCAGGTTACGCAGGTGGCTTACATACCACTCCAGACATGTATGACCGCAGAGACAACACCATCAATATCCGGTAA